TATCCATAGCTTTTAAATTTGTTGCAAGGATTAATGAAGTTGTACCAATATCAAGTGTCTTTTTTAAAAAGTTTCTTCTTTTTGTTGATAGTTTTGATTTTTTAAAACCAATTGAGATGATATCATGAATAATTGTAATAATAAATGTTAAAAAAATCACCCCAATTGGTAGGGAAAGGAGAAAATAGAGCCAATTTGGCACTAGAGGAAAGTATCTAGCAAGAGGGTACATTAAAGCACCAAAAAATGTTAAATATAATGCAAAGCTAAAATACTTTCTAATTTTAAGATTAAAATCTAGTTTATTTATAAACCTTTGTTTTATTATATAGGTCTGAAAGGAGAAGGCTATAAAATAAACCAAGAAGAAAATCAAAAAACTCATAAAGAAAGTATAGAAGTTTTTGGTTAATAGTTTTTAAATAGATTGTTAATAATTTATTTTAAATCAAACTATTTTTTATACTATCAACCAAAGCTTTTATCTCCTCTTTTGTCTGCATATAATGAACTCCAACTCTAAGCCAACCTGGTCTATTTTTCATATCTACTTTTTTTAAGCCCAATAAATCATGACCATAAGGTCCTGCACAAGCACATCCTGCTCTAGTTTGAAAGTTACCATGATTTGATAGTTTTTCACATAAATTATATGGATTAAACCCTTTTATATTAAAAGATACAATACCTATATTTTCTACTTCTTGATTTCCATAAATTACTAAATTTGGAATAGTTCTTAACTCAGCTAAAAGATATTTTAAAAGTTCATCTTTTCTTTTTTTTATAAAATCAAATCCAACTTCATTTCTAAGTTGATAAGCTAAAGATGCTCTTATTAGCTGAATAATTGCAGGTGTTCCTGCATCTTCTCTTAACTCTATACTATCTTCATAAATTTGGGATTTTTTATTTACATATTTTACTGTTCCACCACCACTAAATGTTGGAGCTAAAGAGGTATCAATTAAAGATTTTTTTATAATCAATAATCCACAAGATGATGGTCCACCTAAAAGTTTATGAGAAGAGGTAAACATCACATCATAATATTTGCAAGGAATATTCATATAAGCACTTGAAGCTGCTGCATCAAAACATATTATT
The Aliarcobacter faecis genome window above contains:
- a CDS encoding aminotransferase class V-fold PLP-dependent enzyme; translation: MQKDIFRPFLNENIDILNFLRYNTIGKNKERYFDFTASGLAFRQIENRIHEVLETYANTHSKESSNAKTTTFYYEKARENLAKNFELNDDFTTLPSGCGSTAAIKHFQELMGLYIPPATKKRFNFKKDKKKAPLIIVGPYEHHSNELSFRESLGDIKRVKLTSDGLIDLKHLKRILQKSKNREIFASFCIASNVSGIITPYKKISKLLRKYNAIICFDAAASSAYMNIPCKYYDVMFTSSHKLLGGPSSCGLLIIKKSLIDTSLAPTFSGGGTVKYVNKKSQIYEDSIELREDAGTPAIIQLIRASLAYQLRNEVGFDFIKKRKDELLKYLLAELRTIPNLVIYGNQEVENIGIVSFNIKGFNPYNLCEKLSNHGNFQTRAGCACAGPYGHDLLGLKKVDMKNRPGWLRVGVHYMQTKEEIKALVDSIKNSLI